The genome window AGGTATAATACTTTCTATGTTAATAACCTGGGTTTTAACTGCTTGTATTGTTGTAATGATTTTGATCATACCATCTTTTATGGCAAAAATGTTAAATATTAATGCAAGTGTGCAAACTTACATACAAATGCTTGGTATAGTTGCGCTTGTAATTGGCTGCATATTAAGTGGAATTTTGGCTGATAAAATAGGTATAGTAAAAGCTTGTGCGATTTTTTCACTAGGATTTTTCCTAACTTGTTTGTTTTATTTTAATACTCTTTATACTAAAGTACCCAATTTTAGTATGGTAAGTATGTATTATTTGAGTGCTTGTTTTTTTGCTGGAGTGATGAATTTTTGTCCTTTAATGATGAGTGAAGTATTTGATGCTAAGATTAAATTTTCAGGACTTAGTTTTTCATATAATATAGCTTATGCATTAGCTGGTGGCTTTACCCCGCAACTTGCTTTATTTTTACATACTATCGCTTTAGAAAATTTAGGAAATATTGTACGTTTTTCTTTGGGGTATTATATGCTTGCTATGGCTATAATCTCACTTTTTTCTGCTTTGATGTTTAAATATCTTAGTAATACCCAACGCACATACTCTCAGTGATTTTAATACGCTTTTCCAAAGGAGTAGGACTAAAAAAATGGCATTTTTCGATATAAATATTATAATTATAATCTAGTTTTAAAAGATCATAAAATGCCTTTAAATTTACAAATTTAACCCCGCATACTTCTTTTATATCCAAGATTTTATAAATTTGAGAATTATTTTTTTCTACTAAATGAGATGGAGCTAAAGTAGTAAATGAGCAAAAGGCACTTGCTAACACATAGCCGCTTAAATTTTCACATTTTTGTATAAGATGTTGGTGTTTTTTTAAAATACTTTTTTTGTGTAAAAATACCACCCTTGTACCTTGATAACGTGCTACTTGAGCGTCTTTCCAAAATTTATAAGCGTTTTTAGAGATATTTGCTAATTGATGCAATTGCACATTTAAGACATAATCATCTAAGAACTGATTAGGCGGTAAAATGGTATAAGTCATAGTTTTTCTTTAGCTTTATTTTTAAAATTATACTAAAAATTGACTTTTGTTTATATTTTTAATCCATAAATTTAATACAATAAGTAAAAAATATTTTAAGGAAAAATATGAAATTTGAAACTATTAATCATGATGGTATTAAAAAACTTATGGATGTTTTTTATGCAAAAGTTAGGGTGGATAAAGATTTAGGACCTATTTTTAATGAGAAAATTGGTATAGATGATGAGAGTTGGAAAAAACATAAAGAAAAAATAGCAAGCTTTTGGGCAGGGATGTTTTTAGGTGACCCAAGCTATAGCGGCTCGCCTTTAAGGGCTCATCATGAATTACCTCCATTTCCAAGAGAATTTTTTGATGTTTGGCTTAACTTATTTGATAAAAGTTTGCAAGAAGTTTTCGAAGATGAACCAAGGAGTATTATCATAGAAAGAGCTAGAATGATAGCCCAAAGATTTCAAATGATTATTTATGATCATAGATTTGCTTAAGAGTTTTTAAACTCTTAGCGGTAGTTAAAAATGTGTAAATTTTCACTATGTGAATATTTATAGCTGTATTTTCCATCAAGATATATCACTAAACGATAATACCCTTTATGTGATCCAAAAACAACTTTTCTAACTTTTGCTGTATTTACTTGTAATGTTTTAGTATTGAAATTTTGCTTTTTAGCAAAATCTATAATAATTTTAGTTGGATCTCCTATAGATAAATGTCTTAACATTCTATCTTCAGTTTTAATATTGATTTTGTTATTGTAAAAACCTATAGAAATAAAATTGTAGATATTTCCACTAAAAAGCGGTGTTTCTATATTTAAGGTTGTATTATTTTCTTCTAATTTTGTATTTTTAGTTGTTTGATTTTGTGGTACTGTTACAGATACATCAAATATAGGTGTAGCATTTGGGCTTTTGGTTTTTATAAATGAATAAGTATCATGCCAATTGATGCTTTTATATATATCTAGAGTCGTTTGTTCTTCAGAGCCATCAAGGTTGATATAAGTAATGGTAATATTTTTTAAAATTCTCGCGTTAGAATTAAAGTTAAAATCTTGTCTTTGAAAAGGACTAAGTTTAGCAAATTCGGTACTTTGTTGTTCTATATTATTATCAAAGGGATTATCTTTTGCATTTAAAAGTACATAAGATAATAAAAGTAGTATAAAAAAATTAATTCTCATGCGAATTTTCTCCTTTAAGTCGCAAAAGTTGCAAGTATTCTTTTTGAGCTTGGGCATTTTTAGCTTTTAAGGTTATAATATTTTTTTCTAAAATTTTTTGCTCTTCTTTAAGTGTTAATAGCACATCTAGTGAAGATTTACCAAAAAACATATTACCAAAATACATAGCAACGATAATGGCTACAAATGATAAAACAATAGTTTTTATTAGATGATAATGAGCTTCCTTTTTTTTGGAATGCTCATCATACTCTTTTAATAAGTCACTCAGAGTTTATCTCCTAAATACTCATCATTATCAAGTTCAATTTCTAATAAGCGATTGTATTTAGCAGTTCTTTCACCTCTTGCTAAAGCTCCTGTTTTAATTTGTCCTGTATTAAGTGCTACCGCAAAATCAGCTATAAAAGCATCTTCGCTTTCGCCACTTCTATGGCTCATAATACATCTATAATTGTTTCTATGAGCTAATCTAACTGTTCTCATGGTTTGAGTGATGGTGCCAATTTGATTAGGTTTAATTAATACAGCATTTGCCATATTTTTTATAATACCTTCTCTTAAAATATCTTCATTAGTCACAAATAAATCATCACCTACAAGTTGAATTTTATTGCCAAGTTTTTGGGTGAGTTTAATCCAACCTTCATAATCATCTTCAGCTAAACCATCTTCGATGCTAAAAATTGGATATTTAGCACATAATTCTTCATAACGAGCAATTAAGTCTTCACTTGAGAAAACTTTACCTTCTAAGTGATATTTACCATCTTTGTAAAGCTCGCTACTTGCTACATCTAACGCTAGCTTGATTTTATTTTCATAGCCTGCTTTTTTAATACAAGTCATTAAAAGATCAAGTGGCTCGGTATTATTTGCTAAATTTGGAGCAAAACCACCCTCATCACCTAAAGCAGTAGAGTGACCTAGATTAGCTAATTCTTTTTTCAATACTGCATAAATTTCACAAACTGATCTTAACCCTTCTTTAAAGCTTGAAAAACCAAAAGGCATAATCATAAATTCTTGAAAATCTACGCTATTGTTTGCATGCGCACCACCATTGATGATATTACACATTGGCACAGGTAATACACTTGCATTTGCTCCGCCTAGATAGCGATACAAAGGAACGCCTAGTGCATTAGAAGCAGCACGTGCTGTTGCCATAGAAATTCCTAAGGTTGCATTTGCTCCTAGGTTGGAGTAGTTTTTTGTTCCATCAAGTTCTAAAAGAGTGTTATCTAGCTGGGTTTGATTAAATGCATCAAGCCCTATGATATTTTCAGCTATAATACCATTGATATTTTCAATGGCTTTTAAAACACCTTTTCCGCCAAATCTTTCATCATTGTCTCTTAATTCTAAAGCTTCTTTTTTTCCTGTACTTGCACCACTTGGAACGATAGCACTACCTACGCTACCATCACTTAGCATGATTTCAGCTTTAATGGTAGGATTGCCTCTGCTGTCTAAAACTTCAAAAGCTCTTAAATCTTCAATAATCAACATTATTCCTCTCCTTCTTCGTCATCTTCTTTTGCACCCAAAATCATACTATCTATACCGATTGAATTTTGTATAGCTTGAGTAATTTCATCTGCAATAGCTGGGTTTTCTTTTAAAAAGGCTTTGGCATTTTCTCTACCTTGACCAAGTTTAGAAGCCTTGTAAGAAAACCACGCACCGCTTTTATCAATAATATCAAGTTTTACACCATAGTCTATTAGTTCACCTTCACGACTTACACCCTCACCAAACATCACATCAAATTCAGCCTGTTTAAAAGGAGGGGCTACTTTATTTTTAGCCACTTTTACCTTAACACGGTTTCCAATAGGCTCATCATTTTGTTTTAAAGTAGCTGTTTTTCTTACATCTAAACGCACTGAAGCATAAAATTTTAAAGCATTTCCACCAGTAGTAGTTTCAGGTGTTCCATAACCCATCATGCCTATTTTCATGCGAATTTGGTTGATGAAAATTACAGTAGTGTTCATTTTATGGACAATACCAGTTAATTTTCTTAAAGCCTGACTCATTAATCTTGCTTGAAGGCCTACATGCTGATCTCCCATATCACCTTCAATTTCTGCTTTTGGAGTAAGCGCAGCAACACTATCTACTACTATTAGATCAATGGCTCCACTTCTTGCTATGGTTTCAACGATTTCTAAAGCTTGTTCGCCAAAGTCTGGTTGAGAGATGTAAAGATTTTCTGTATCAACACCTAAATTTTTTGCATATCTTACATCAAGAGCGTGCTCAGCATCAATAAACGCACAAACCCCGCCTTTTTTTTGACATTCTGCTATGATATGTAAGGTAAGTGTGGTTTTACCTGAACTTTCAGGTCCATAAATTTCTATAATTCTTCCTTTTGGAACCCCACCAATCCCTAAAGCTAAATCAAGTCCAACAGAACCCGTAGGAATAGAATCAATTTTTTCAACTTCTTTATCGCCAAGTCTTAAAATAGTGCCTTTTCCAAAGGTTTTATCAAGACTTTTTAAAGCCGCATCAAGTGATTTTCTTTTATTATCATCCATGCTTGTTAATCCTTTTATAATATGTTTAAAATTGTATCAAAAAGAAATTTAATATAAGTTTTTATTTTGAATTTTGCTAAAATACTTTTTTAAATTTTTCAAGGAAAAAAATGAATAAAAAAATTAGCGTAGCACACTCTCCTGATGCTGATGATATTTTTATGTATATGGCAATTAAATTCGGATGGATTGGAAAAGCTTATAAGTATGAAAATACAGCTTTGGATATACAAACTTTAAACGAGCTTGCATTGCAAAATATATACGATGTTAGCGCAATATCTTTTGCGCTTTATCCTTTGATAGCTAGTGAATATGCTTTGCTAAAAACTGCTGTGAGTTTTGGCGAGGGTTATGGGCCAAAGCTTATTAAGAAAAAGAATAAAAAATTAAAGCCAAATTTTAAAGTTGCTTTAAGTGGAGCGCACACTACTAATGCTTTAATCTTTCGTATAAAATACCCACAAGCTAGGATAGTTTATAAGAATTTTTTAGAGATTGAGAAAGCTGTTTTAGAAGATGAAGTTGATGCAGGAGTGCTTATACATGAGAGCATTTTAGAATTTGATTCAAGTTTATGTGTTGAGGCTGAACTTTGGGATATTTGGCAAGAATTAGCCAAAGATGATTTACCTTTGCCTTTAGGTGGTATGGCACTTAGAAGATCTTTACCGCTTAATGATGCAATAGCGGTTGAAAAAGATTTGATTAAAGCAGTAGAAGTAGCTGATCATAATAGAAAAATCTTAGCTTCCATGCTTTTAGAGCGTGATTTAATACGCGTAGATGCGCAAAAACTTGATGTGTATTTAAATTTATATGCGAATAAAAACTCTATTAATATGAATGATAAACAATACAATGCCATAGATAAGCTTTTTGAGCTTGGATTTAATCATGGATTTTATGAGAAATTAATAAAAAGCAAAGATTATCTTATACCTAGCGAGTATGAAGAATTTAGAAATTCTTGATAAAATTTAAATTTTTTAAGGAGAAAATATGGAAAGTACTTTAGTAGCCTTGGGTGTACAAACTTTTAAAATCACACTTATGCTTTCTTTACCTATGCTTTTAGCAGGGCTTATCGCAGGGCTTATTATAAGTATTTTTCAAGCTGTAACGCAAATTAATGAAGCTACGCTTTCTTTTGTGCCAAAAATTTTACTTGTTGTTGTGGTGATAGTGTTTTTAATGCCTTGGATGATAAGTTCTATGATAGATTTTACAACGAATATTTTAAATCAAATTCCAAGCTTTATTCGATGATTATTGATTTTTCTAAGTATTCTTCTGTACGTATAGGCGCGAGCTTTGAAGTGCAGGTGCTTGAAGAACCTTGTAAATTTGATGGTTTTTTAGTAGGCGGGGCAAATAATCTTTTAATCTCTCCAAAACCCAAAAAACTTGGAATTTTAGGGAAAAGTTTTGATTATATTAAAATTTTAGAGCAAAATGAAAAAGGTATGTTTTTAGAGATAGGCTCTAGCGTGAAATCTTTTAAAATGTATCATTTTGCTAAAGAAAACAACTTAAAAGGCTTTGAGTTTTTAAGAAATATCCCAGGAACTTTGGGCGGTATTTTAAAAATGAATGCAGGATTAAAAGATGAGGATATTAGTAAAAACTTAATCAGCATTTGCACTTTTAATCAAGAAATTTTAAAACAAAACATCGCTTTTACTTATAGGTTTAACCCTGTTAAAGAAGTGATGTATAGTGCGAAGTTTTTTTTAGAATATGGATTTGACCCAGTTAAAGATGAACTTTTAAAAAATGCAAGAAAAAATCAACCCAAAGGCGCTAGCTTTGGCTCTATTTTTAAAAATCCAAAAAACGATCATGCAGGAAGATTGATAGAAGCAGTTAATCTTAAAGGTTTTAGTAAAAATGATGCGATGTTTAGTAATGAACATGCAAATTTCTTAATCAATAAAAAACATGCTAGTTTTGATGATGCTTTATTTTTGATAGAACTTGCCAAAAAAAGAGTTTTTGAAGAATTTGGGATTGTTTTAGAAGAAGA of Campylobacter lari contains these proteins:
- a CDS encoding cysteine permease encodes the protein MTYTILPPNQFLDDYVLNVQLHQLANISKNAYKFWKDAQVARYQGTRVVFLHKKSILKKHQHLIQKCENLSGYVLASAFCSFTTLAPSHLVEKNNSQIYKILDIKEVCGVKFVNLKAFYDLLKLDYNYNIYIEKCHFFSPTPLEKRIKITESMCVGYY
- a CDS encoding group III truncated hemoglobin — encoded protein: MKFETINHDGIKKLMDVFYAKVRVDKDLGPIFNEKIGIDDESWKKHKEKIASFWAGMFLGDPSYSGSPLRAHHELPPFPREFFDVWLNLFDKSLQEVFEDEPRSIIIERARMIAQRFQMIIYDHRFA
- a CDS encoding AMIN domain-containing protein, with the protein product MRINFFILLLLSYVLLNAKDNPFDNNIEQQSTEFAKLSPFQRQDFNFNSNARILKNITITYINLDGSEEQTTLDIYKSINWHDTYSFIKTKSPNATPIFDVSVTVPQNQTTKNTKLEENNTTLNIETPLFSGNIYNFISIGFYNNKINIKTEDRMLRHLSIGDPTKIIIDFAKKQNFNTKTLQVNTAKVRKVVFGSHKGYYRLVIYLDGKYSYKYSHSENLHIFNYR
- the eno gene encoding phosphopyruvate hydratase, translating into MLIIEDLRAFEVLDSRGNPTIKAEIMLSDGSVGSAIVPSGASTGKKEALELRDNDERFGGKGVLKAIENINGIIAENIIGLDAFNQTQLDNTLLELDGTKNYSNLGANATLGISMATARAASNALGVPLYRYLGGANASVLPVPMCNIINGGAHANNSVDFQEFMIMPFGFSSFKEGLRSVCEIYAVLKKELANLGHSTALGDEGGFAPNLANNTEPLDLLMTCIKKAGYENKIKLALDVASSELYKDGKYHLEGKVFSSEDLIARYEELCAKYPIFSIEDGLAEDDYEGWIKLTQKLGNKIQLVGDDLFVTNEDILREGIIKNMANAVLIKPNQIGTITQTMRTVRLAHRNNYRCIMSHRSGESEDAFIADFAVALNTGQIKTGALARGERTAKYNRLLEIELDNDEYLGDKL
- the recA gene encoding recombinase RecA translates to MDDNKRKSLDAALKSLDKTFGKGTILRLGDKEVEKIDSIPTGSVGLDLALGIGGVPKGRIIEIYGPESSGKTTLTLHIIAECQKKGGVCAFIDAEHALDVRYAKNLGVDTENLYISQPDFGEQALEIVETIARSGAIDLIVVDSVAALTPKAEIEGDMGDQHVGLQARLMSQALRKLTGIVHKMNTTVIFINQIRMKIGMMGYGTPETTTGGNALKFYASVRLDVRKTATLKQNDEPIGNRVKVKVAKNKVAPPFKQAEFDVMFGEGVSREGELIDYGVKLDIIDKSGAWFSYKASKLGQGRENAKAFLKENPAIADEITQAIQNSIGIDSMILGAKEDDEEGEE
- a CDS encoding menaquinone biosynthesis family protein; this translates as MNKKISVAHSPDADDIFMYMAIKFGWIGKAYKYENTALDIQTLNELALQNIYDVSAISFALYPLIASEYALLKTAVSFGEGYGPKLIKKKNKKLKPNFKVALSGAHTTNALIFRIKYPQARIVYKNFLEIEKAVLEDEVDAGVLIHESILEFDSSLCVEAELWDIWQELAKDDLPLPLGGMALRRSLPLNDAIAVEKDLIKAVEVADHNRKILASMLLERDLIRVDAQKLDVYLNLYANKNSINMNDKQYNAIDKLFELGFNHGFYEKLIKSKDYLIPSEYEEFRNS
- the fliQ gene encoding flagellar biosynthesis protein FliQ, yielding MESTLVALGVQTFKITLMLSLPMLLAGLIAGLIISIFQAVTQINEATLSFVPKILLVVVVIVFLMPWMISSMIDFTTNILNQIPSFIR
- a CDS encoding UDP-N-acetylmuramate dehydrogenase yields the protein MIIDFSKYSSVRIGASFEVQVLEEPCKFDGFLVGGANNLLISPKPKKLGILGKSFDYIKILEQNEKGMFLEIGSSVKSFKMYHFAKENNLKGFEFLRNIPGTLGGILKMNAGLKDEDISKNLISICTFNQEILKQNIAFTYRFNPVKEVMYSAKFFLEYGFDPVKDELLKNARKNQPKGASFGSIFKNPKNDHAGRLIEAVNLKGFSKNDAMFSNEHANFLINKKHASFDDALFLIELAKKRVFEEFGIVLEEEVVII